The Cloeon dipterum chromosome X, ieCloDipt1.1, whole genome shotgun sequence genome includes a window with the following:
- the Cib2 gene encoding calcium and integrin-binding family member 2 isoform X2, with translation MGNKVVTFSEEQIDDYQDCTYFTRKEILRVHKRFRELSPSTVPKCMTGDEAHTIKVPLNLMETLPEFRENPFRKRIFSVFSSDGTGNMTFEDFLELLSVLSEQAPRDIKVFYAFKIYDFDGDEHIGPADLQQALTLLTSNELNAEETSQACAKVVEESDIDGDGKLSFIEFEHVILRAPDFLTTFHIRI, from the exons ATGGGTAACAAGGTAGTTACTTTCTCCGAGGAACAAATTGACGACTACCAG GACTGCACCTATTTCACGCGCAAGGAAATTTTAAG AGTTCACAAGCGCTTCCGCGAATTAAGTCCCAGCACGGTGCCGAAATGCATGACCGGCGACGAGGCTCACACAATTAAAGTGCCGCTCAACTTGATGGAAACGCTGCCCGAGTTCAGG GAAAATCCGTTTCGGAAGCGCATCTTCTCCGTCTTCTCCAGCGACGGCACTGGCAACATGACGTTTGAGGATTTCCTCGAGCTGCTATCAGTGCTGAGCGAACAGGCGCCGCGAGATATCAAAGTGTTTTACGCCTTCAAAATATACG ATTTCGACGGTGATGAACATATTGGTCCAGCTGACCTGCAACAAGCACTCACGCTGCTCACGAGTAACGAGCTCAACGCCGAGGAGACAAGCCAAGCGTGCGCCAAAGTGGTCGAGGAGTCGGATATCGACGGCGACGGCAAGTTATCATTCATTGAGTTCGAACACGTTATTTTGCGTGCTCCAGATTTTCTCACCACATTTCATATTCGCATATAA
- the Ho gene encoding heme oxygenase 2: MKTFIQEMREATRDVHDISDKLVNAKLMFAMSDDSVWADGLLIFYEIFKFLEGAMTRMKDSLIGELDVEGLRRTEAFEKDLSFFMGRGWEKHYQPRPEVAAYVRYLKNLEETDPHQLMAYIYHLYMGLLSGGQILQKKRQLTHKFFPVFGQQVQNPTDGYEITNFHNRTIAQVKRDLAKKMNEVAAELDEATKQKLIQESRTVFIKNNEIIRTVQGATNVVVRRVSIFLGTILLAVVITSYLFRHYSF; this comes from the exons ATGAAAACCTTCATCCAAGAAATGCGAGAAGCGACGCGAGACGTACATGACATTAGCGACAAACTTGTCAacgcaaaattaatgtttg CAATGTCAGATGACTCGGTGTGGGCGGACggtttgctcattttttacGAGATCTTCAAATTTCTCGAGGGAGCAATGACACGGATGAAAGATTCCCTTATCGGAGAGTTGGACGTGGAGGGATTGAGAAGGACCGAGGCGTTTGAGAAAGACCTCTCGTTTTTCATGGGACGTGGCTGGGAAAAGCACTACCAGCCAAGGCCAGAGGTGGCAGCCTACGTTCGctacttgaaaaatttggaGGAAACGGACCCACACCAGCTGATGGCGTATATCTACCATCTTTACATGGGCCTTCTCTCTGGAGGCCAAATTTTGCAGAAGAAAAGGCAGCTAACGCACAAGTTCTTCCCCGTGTTCGGCCAGCAGGTGCAGAACCCAACTGACGGCTACGAGATCACCAATTTCCACAATAGGACAATCGCTCAAGTCAAGCGAGACCTGGCCAAGAAAATGAATGAGGTTGCTGCCGAACTGGACGAGGCTACTAAACAAAAACTGATTCAAGAGAGCAGAACTGTTTTCATTAAGAACAACGAAATTATCAGAACTGTACAGGGCGCAACTAATGTGGTTGTTCGGAGAGTTTCAATCTTTCTTGGCACTATTTTACTAGCCGTCGTTATTACTAGCTACCTTTTTAGGCATTACTCGTTTTGA
- the Cib2 gene encoding calcium and integrin-binding family member 2 isoform X1 — protein sequence MGNKVVTFSEEQIDDYQDCTYFTRKEILRVHKRFRELSPSTVPKCMTGDEAHTIKVPLNLMETLPEFRQENPFRKRIFSVFSSDGTGNMTFEDFLELLSVLSEQAPRDIKVFYAFKIYDFDGDEHIGPADLQQALTLLTSNELNAEETSQACAKVVEESDIDGDGKLSFIEFEHVILRAPDFLTTFHIRI from the exons ATGGGTAACAAGGTAGTTACTTTCTCCGAGGAACAAATTGACGACTACCAG GACTGCACCTATTTCACGCGCAAGGAAATTTTAAG AGTTCACAAGCGCTTCCGCGAATTAAGTCCCAGCACGGTGCCGAAATGCATGACCGGCGACGAGGCTCACACAATTAAAGTGCCGCTCAACTTGATGGAAACGCTGCCCGAGTTCAGG CAGGAAAATCCGTTTCGGAAGCGCATCTTCTCCGTCTTCTCCAGCGACGGCACTGGCAACATGACGTTTGAGGATTTCCTCGAGCTGCTATCAGTGCTGAGCGAACAGGCGCCGCGAGATATCAAAGTGTTTTACGCCTTCAAAATATACG ATTTCGACGGTGATGAACATATTGGTCCAGCTGACCTGCAACAAGCACTCACGCTGCTCACGAGTAACGAGCTCAACGCCGAGGAGACAAGCCAAGCGTGCGCCAAAGTGGTCGAGGAGTCGGATATCGACGGCGACGGCAAGTTATCATTCATTGAGTTCGAACACGTTATTTTGCGTGCTCCAGATTTTCTCACCACATTTCATATTCGCATATAA
- the LOC135945314 gene encoding citron Rho-interacting kinase-like gives MDNKTERSISARIAKLNLRLQSPYIGLEGDEINNKMNTEAMQDALIALYDECNKEALKKEEPVAEFVDKFATTVEELKSMRIKEGDFTVVAVIGNGNFGKVELVREKQTTDLYALKKIPKLCSTGQKDANSYEEERDILALAARPGASEWIPYLKYAFQDALHLYIVMEYLPGGDLSGLLDNFHGTLTEEMTKFYLAETLMAIISLHKMGYVHRDIKPDNILLDRCGHLKLGDFGSAAKLNKKGKVDSLVPVGTPEYIAPEVLQAAAGEGGKYGVECDFWSLGVVAFEMIYGVTPFKNVDRTHIYSNILAHELGSESLSFPSDFNDSKEFRQLVTGLLSPASSRLNAMQIKKHAFFAGTPWNSIRDTVPPYIPILSCATDVSNFNASVDDFEAPVPECFLTKKIFSGRQLPFIGFSLNPNQTPVSSAALASAPEVLSPLKSKSEHPDVARAREVKTLKDLLKTKERAIEEAMVARREVENKLDQITRKANEYHKTILKERNERHEVESKALEMVKSMKAKWQVTSQQQLSALNKQLESAQKELESSGSKLSDVERKLKNQGEQLKAEQDANSRLQALLDKQKTSISKARRETLSFMDGADKISELKNESARLQNSLTELDNQKKSLVEDLQILKDQNDLMENRAIKAENEKIKLADKLEEYKRKLDDAEKAVKAESSRYEKELRKLKNELDTSIVELEISKNSSRKERALEKKVADLEKDVNKLQAEKSNLEQRLEDATSKHEEQQQKFEALEECMAKMEEKIEGLEEENENLQSCELNQSKRFSIAATVSITPPMEKESNANTQREIDCLKAQLEHVEAQLEKSREGAVLDRQACRTAQTDLFKKERELSDAKLDLRITQRELKTSESLNKTLQEEKAVIEKTMADTDEKLKTTVAELEKLKNKLQSNEITITKSTAEIENLRKKENELHSSLIEKVQELSSLKHQLGDKTNLASKLQNSLDMLKKDAETNKSNAQSAGSQVAQLRAQLESLKENNAALREICTEQEQQLDDSDVLRAAFEVQIEQGKLEIQRLRGEIAQVRNDLSAKIKEADDLRSAKKVLEETLAEIKQEAAMRESDAVEDIKELKNQILGARNQNEQLILQINELEETLCVSDRHTREQRQVIDSLKEKNTDLQEEISETLTDLQAAREDAEKIALSLEKANLTTKDRSKRIDELEEQMRNLKIRYDEKIMKMEAQLAQQNKLIVYLQSKSEAGKKKRTLADKIFGIHPKENVAPSPYVSKNFATPMSAKEKARTWDCRPTPTPTRQVINEAALATPATPAQVAPKKVDFQVKKPLFPSKNCPIIMEQRTLPEYCRITINCAVSLAEQVTLLGTEEGLYSLHAKAAGTQLVHISGINRVKSITLVPHLGIALFISGSPSNLHQCELRALTVAAEAAQCSKPSISPKPLEHVPDQCHFCVVSQPLAIKGDTEMTFLCVANKTHTSFLKWNSGSTQFEPIRLLATAFPTSSALFTPQSLLLVCDDIFEVDLQDFSVEEFLDISDISLSSVRVSLKNSKTGPVKLIDVTRRSGKAEPEFMLCLPDMAIFLDSFGHRSRPGDFKWAHKPLAFVYSAPSLFVQFKSALYEVKPNADKLCMKDEDATSLLSVDEGSLALTSPKLLGAGTKPGVTIATAQQSTGATTVMRISCQGAEDLSLTSDNDMPADEFSFTSSLEESLETEEP, from the exons ATGGATAACAAAACAGAGAGGTCAATTTCTGCGAGGATCGCGAAACTGAACCTACGCTTGCAGTCGCCTTACATTGGCTTGGAAGGCgatgaaataaacaataagATGAACACAGAGGCTATGCAAGACGCTCTAATCGCTCTGTATGATGAATGCAACAAGGAGGCACTCAAGAAAGAAGAACCAGTTGCTGAGTTTGTCGACAAAT ttgccACTACCGTTGAAGAGTTAAAATCAATGCGTATTAAAGAGGGCGACTTCACTGTTGTCGCAGTAATTGGGAACGGTAATTTCGGCAAGGTGGAGTTGGTCCGGGAGAAGCAGACAACCGATTTGTATGCCttgaagaaaattccaaaactttGCTCCACTGGACAAAAAGAT GCTAACTCTTACGAAGAAGAGCGAGACATTTTGGCTTTAGCTGCTAGACCTGGTGCATCTGAATGGATTCCATACTTGAAATACGCCTTTCAAGATGCTCTCCATCTTTACATCGTCATGGAATACCTTCCTGGAGGAGATCTGAGTGGCTTGCTGGACAA ctTCCATGGAACTTTGACTGAGGAAATGACCAAGTTCTACTTGGCAGAAACTCTAATGGCCATTATCAGTCTGCACAAGATGGGATATGTTCACAG GGATATTAAACCTGACAACATTTTGCTTGACCGATGCGGTCACTTGAAACTTGGTGACTTTGGCTCAGCCGCTAAATTGAACAAGAAGGGCAAGGTTGACAGTCTCGTGCCTGTTGGAACACCTGAGTACATAGCTCCAGAAGTTTTGCAAGCTGCCGCTGGTGAAGGTGGAAAATATGGC GTTGAATGCGATTTTTGGTCTCTTGGTGTGGTTGCTTTTGAGATGATCTATGGCGTTACCCCATTCAAGAATGTGGACAGGACGCACATCTACAGCAACATCCTTGCGCATGAG ttggGAAGTGAGAGCCTGTCATTCCCCTCTGATTTCAATGATAGCAAGGAGTTCCGTCAGTTGGTTACTGGACTTCTTTCTCCTGCTTCATCTCGACTGAACGCCATGCAGATAAAAAAGCATGCGTTTTTCGCTGGAACTCCATGGAATTCAATCAGAGAta ctGTGCCGCCTTATATTCCAATATTATCTTGCGCAACTGATGTGTCAAACTTCAACGCTTCTGTCGACGACTTCGAAGCACCTGTCCCTGAGTGTTTTctaacaaagaaaatattttcgggGCGCCAGTTGCCTTTCATCGGTTTCTCGCTGAATCCCAACCAGACTCCTGTTTCTTCTGCAGCCCTAGCGTCTGCGCCTGAAGTCCTCAGCCCCCTAAAGTCAAAATCTGAGCACCCGGACGTTGCCCGCGCCAGAGAAGTGAAAACTTTAAAGGACCTTTTGAAAACGAAGGAGCGCGCCATTGAAGAAGCCATGGTTGCCCGTCGAGAGGTGGAGAACAAGCTTGACCAAATAACCAGGAAGGCTAAT GAATACCATAAAACTATCTTAAAAGAGAGGAATGAGAGGCACGAAGTGGAGAGCAAAGCGTTGGAAATGGTCAAGAGCATGAAAGCCAAGTGGCAAGTCACATCGCAGCAGCAACTGTCAGCACTGAACAAGCAACTGGAGTCCGCACAAAAGGAACTTGAAAGCAGTGGCTCTAAGCTCTCAGATGTGGAGCGTAAGTTGAAAAATCAAGGAGAGCAGTTAAAAGCTGAACAGGATGCTAACAGCCGTCTGCAAGCACTTCTTGATAAACAGAAGACCAGTATTTCTAAG GCTCGCAGAGAAACTCTCAGTTTCATGGATGGTGCAGATAAAATATCGGAGCTGAAGAATGAATCTGCTCGTCTTCAGAACTCCTTAACTGAACTTGATaaccaaaagaaatcattG GTGGAAGATCtccaaattttgaaagatCAAAACGACTTAATGGAAAATCGTGCAATCAaggctgaaaatgaaaagattaaATTGGCTGATAAACTGGAAGAATACAAGCGTAAGTTGGATGACGCTGAGAAAGCAGTTAAAGCTGAGTCAAGCAGATATGAAAAAGAGCTGAgg aaattgaaaaatgagttGGACACATCCATAGTGGAATTGGAAATCTCTAAGAATAGTTCCAGGAAAGAAAGGGCTTTGGAAAAGAAGGTTGCTGACCTTGAAAAGGATGTAAACAAGCTTCAGGCAGAGAAGAGCAATTTGGAGCAAAGGCTTGAGGATGCTACCAGCAAACATG aggagcagcagcagaagtTTGAGGCTCTTGAAGAGTGCATGGCCAAAATGGAGGAGAAAATTGAAGGTCTGGAGGAGGAGAACGAAAATCTGCAATCATGTGAATTGAATCAGTCAAAGCG gTTTTCTATTGCTGCAACTGTTAGTATAACCCCTCCTATGGAAAAGGAAAGTAATGCAAACACCCAGAGGGAAATTGATTGCTTGAAAGCGCAACTTGAGCATGTGGAGGCACAGTTAGAAAAGTCCAGAGAAGGTGCTGTGCTTGACAGGCAAGCTTGCAGGACTGCTCAGACTGATCTTTTCAAG AAAGAGCGGGAGCTTTCCGATGCAAAATTGGACCTCCGCATTACTCAACGCGAGTTGAAAACCTCAGAATCGCTGAACAAAACTCTCCAGGAGGAAAAGGCAGTGATAGAAAAGACTATGGCTGATACTGACGAGAAACTGAAAACCACGGTCGCGGAACTGGAGAAGCTGAAAAACAAGTTGCAGTCCAATGAAATCACGATTACTAAATCAACTGCTGAAATTGAG AATCtgagaaagaaggaaaatgaaCTGCACTCCAGTTTGATAGAAAAGGTTCAAGAACTTTCTTCCCTGAAACATCAACTTGGTGATAAAACCAACCTGGCCTCTAAGCTGCAAAACTCGTTAGacatgttaaaaaaagatGCTGAAACGAATAAGAGTAATGCTCAGAGCGCTGGCTCCCAAGTCGCTCAGCTCCGAGCTCAATTGGAGTCTTTAAAGGAG AATAATGCTGCTTTGAGAGAGATCTGCACTGAGCAGGAGCAACAGCTGGACGACTCTGACGTGCTCAGAGCTGCTTTTGAAGTACAGATTGAACAAGGAAAGCTCGAGATTCAGAGGCTAAGGGGAGAAATAGCCCAAGTGCGCAACGATTTGAGTGCCAAAATTAAAGAGGCCGACGATCTACGTTCGGCCAAGAAAGTGCTTGAGGAAACTTTGGCCGAAATCAAACAAGAGGCAGCTATGCGGGAATCAGATGCTGTTGAAGACATAAAAGAACTGAAAAACCAGATCCTTGGAGCCCGCAATCAGAATGAACAACTAATTCTACAG ATCAATGAGTTGGAAGAAACACTGTGTGTGAGTGACAGACACACAAGGGAACAGCGTCAAGTGATCGATTCTCTGAAGGAAAAGAATACAGATCTGCAGGAAGAAATCTCAGAAACCCTGACTGACCTTCAGGCTGCCAGGGAAGATGCTGAAAAGATTGCT CTCTCCTTGGAAAAAGCCAACCTGACAACTAAAGACAGAAGCAAAAGGATTGACGAGCTTGAAGAGCAAATGAGGAACCTGAAGATTCGctatgatgaaaaaataatgaaaatggaGGCTCAGCTTGCTCAGCAAAACAAGCTTATAGTGTACTTGCAATCAAAGAGCGAGGCGGGCAAAAAGAAAAGG aCTCTAGcagacaaaatatttggaatcCATCCCAAAGAAAATGTTGCTCCTTCTCCATACGTGTCTAAGAATTTTGCTACACCAATGAGTGCCAAAGAAAAAGCCAGGACTTGGGATTGTCGGCCAACCCCTACTCCCACAAGACAAG TCATTAATGAGGCTGCATTGGCAACACCAGCAACTCCAGCACAAGTGGCACCGAAAAAAGTCGATTTTCAAGTGAAAAAGCCTCTCTTCCCCTCCAAAAACTGTCCCATCATTATGGAGCAACGCACCCTACCTGAATACTGCCGCATCACAATCAACTGTGCAGTCTCCCTTGCTGAACAG GTTACTTTATTGGGAACAGAGGAAGGACTGTACAGCCTCCATGCCAAGGCTGCTGGAACTCAATTGGTCCACATTTCTGGCATTAATAGAGTAAAGAGCATCACGCTTGTCCCTCACCTGGGTATTGCACTATTTATATCAG GTTCCCCATCAAACCTGCATCAGTGTGAATTAAGAGCTCTTACTGTGGCCGCTGAGGCTGCTCAGTGCTCCAAACCATCAATCTCGCCCAAACCTTTGGAGCATGTGCCAGATCAGTGTCACTTTTGCGTCGTCTCTCAACCTTTGGCCATCAAGGGAGACACGGAAATGACCTTCCTCTGCGTTGCAAATAAGACACACACAAG CTTCCTGAAATGGAACTCTGGCTCCACTCAATTCGAACCAATTCGCCTTCTGGCCACAGCTTTCCCGACCTCCAGTGCTCTGTTCACCCCTCAGTCATTGCTCCTTGTTTGTGATGATATCTTTGAAGTTGATTTGCAAGACTTTTCTGTAGAGG AATTTTTGGACATATCAGACATTTCTCTCTCCTCAGTGAGAGTGTCACTGAAAAACAGCAAAACAGGGCCTGTGAAGCTGATCGACGTGACAAGGAGAAGTGGCAAGGCAGAGCCAGAATTCATGCTGTGCCTTCCTGACATGGCCATATTCCTCGACTCGTTCGGCCATAGATCTCGACCTGGTGACTTCAAGTGGGCTCACAAGCCTCTTGCCTTTG TGTACAGTGCACCCAGTCTCTTTGTGCAGTTCAAGTCTGCTTTGTATGAAGTGAAACCCAATGCAGATAAACTTTGCATGAAAGATGAAGACGCCACAAGTCTCTTGAGTGTGGATGAGGGATCCTTGGCTCTGACTTCTCCAAAGCTATTGG GCGCTGGCACAAAGCCTGGAGTGACTATTGCAACTGCCCAGCAGTCAACAGGAGCGACAACAGTTATGAGGATCAGCTGTCAGGGAGCCGAAGATTTGTCACTTACATCTGACaa TGATATGCCAGCTGATGAATTTAGCTTCACCTCTTCATTAGAAGAATCCTTAGAAACTGAAGAACCTTGA